Within the Molothrus aeneus isolate 106 chromosome 1, BPBGC_Maene_1.0, whole genome shotgun sequence genome, the region GTACAGCACAAATCCATTTCTAAATCATAATTAAAGttatttcaaaagcagcagGTATGTATCCCGTTTCACAGCAGAAATAATGGTGAACGCCGGGAAAATGTGACTAACGTCAAAGCGATACTATGTGTTTATTTAGTCCGGAAAAGCTTACTAAGAATTATGTGACTCTTTAAAGCTACCCCGGTCACTGCAGGTACCCATGGCGTACATATGCCCAACTAGATGGATCAGTAGGGAACGCAGGGGCAGCTACAAGGACCTGCACTGCCACTCCACCGCTGTTCTCCCCCAAGACTTCACAGTGCGTGTCCCTGCGAGCGCTGCCAACACAAACACCCAGGTTTGAGGCATCCCCACCTGCTCAGCGCAAGGGGAGCCCCGCACACCCCGACCCCCCCATCACAGCCCCCTCCTGCCTGCGGGACGCGGCGATGCTGGACTAGGGGCAATGAAACACATTTCTCCCCTCTCCCCGATGCTCAGGCGCGCCGTCCCGTCCCTCCACAGCCCTCATCCCTTTCCTGCTTCCCCCAGGAGGAAGCGGGCACCTTCCCGCTTCTCCAGCACCACTGCACTCCGGGCTTAGGAACGATCCCGACGGCCTCTCCTCCTCTCGGGTCTGCCGGGAGCCGGCCCTGCCCGAGGGCGCGGACACGGCCCCCGCTGCCACCTCCGGCGGTGCCcggcgggcccggggccgcggccgccgaGCGGGAGCGGCCGCGGTGGGAGGGGGCGGGCGGGAGCCGCGCCCGCCCGGGCGGGGGGAGCGGCTGCCGCAGAGCCCCCGCGGGCGCCCCCGGGACCGAGGCCTCTTCGGGGCGGCCGCTCCCCCCGCGGGGACGGGAAAGGGCCCGGCGGCCGCGGCGCGGCGGGACGCGAGCGCGGGAGCGCCGCCACCAACGCCATCCTTACCCCCCCACCCTCCGCTCCGGACAAACCTCCGACCGCCGCTTCCTCTCGTGCCTGGCCGTCCCGACCGCAGGCGGCCGCGGGGAAGCggtgggggaggaagaggatgcGGCGGCGGATCCGGTCTCTCTCTCAGGGTGCGGAGGCGGTGGCGGCCCCTGGGCGCGCAGGCGCGGCTGCGGCTGCTGCTGttgccgccgccgccccccccccacctcttcctccccctcctcctcctcacccgcCCGCCGTTACGgagcgccgcgcccgccccgtCTGCGCATGCGGGCCGCGAGgcgcggcggcgcgggggggcggccgggcccgcccccggtttcctgtccctgctcccggCCGCGAGCGCCCCCTGCCCGCGCGGCCCCGCAGCGGCGCCGCCCGCGGGGGGAGGGGGGCCCCCGCGCCCTCTGCCGGGGGGAGCGGCCCCTGAGCCACCGAATCCTGCGGCTCGGGAAAGGCCTCCGGGATCACCGGCTGCGACCGGACACCGCACTGCCAAGCCGAGCCTGGCACCGAGCGACACATCCAGTCTTCCCTTACACACCTCCCGGGACGGgacggtgactccaccacctccccgggcagcccattccaatgtctaatcactccttctgtgaagaaattcccccTGATGTGCAACCTGAACGTCCCCTGGCGAAACTTGGTGCcgtttcctctcatcctgtcgcTGGTACCTGTAGAGAGCCATAAAGTCcgccctgagcctccttttctctttctctaacAACaccagctcctcacaggacttgctGCAACCTGGAGGCCTGTGAGCTTCAGGGTTAACACCCAGCTGGGTCCTCTCCCCCTGGGACCTGCCTTTGGTCCTTCAGGAGGCCTGGAATGTCCTTTGGCCAAGTGTGGGTTTGCTGCCCTAAAAGCAAAGTTCACCTGTGGGGGAATTTGTGGGGACTGGAGCTTACTCTGGGATGGAAGGAATTGACAGGGGCACAGGAGACTGAAGGGAGGTATGATAGAAAGGAAAATCCTGAGAACATGCACCTTTTTAAAAGCCATCTAGTGttacttattttctttatttctctttgagTCCATGCACCCATAGAGAGGCTGGGAGGTGCACTTCAAAGAGGTGAAAGTATGATGgatgcagggcagagctggggatttAAAACATACCAGACAAGTCACAGAGTCATAAAATGTTaagggttagaagggaccttaaggaccATCGAGTTCCGCCCCACTGCCACAGGCATGGACACTTCCCATTaggtcaggttgctcaaagccccatctgacctggccttgagcacttccagggcaTTCAACAATGtccttgggcagcctgctccagtgcctcaccaccctcacaatcAAGAATTTCTTACTAATATCTAGCCTAAATTCCCCATCTCATTTTGTACCCATTGCTTACTGTCCTGTCATACAAAGTGCAAGAGCTGCTCTCAGTGGAAAGGACAAGCTTTGGCTGGGAAGGCCTGCAAGGAATGGATCACAAACCCTTCCCAAACATTTTATAGTTTGTGTTTTGGTACAAAGGACTTGGTTAATCTGAATgttatagaaagaaaaaacacattgaTTTTGGGAACTTCCCAACACAGGAATACAAACAATCTCTAAGCATCCATACCCCCTTGTTTTCCCCTAACCACTCACCAGCCTGCATAGCACAGGTACAGTGTTTTCCTGTCCTTCCACCTGCCCCTGTACTAGTAGTCTCTCATTTGGAGAAGTGCAATTCCAGAGCAGCAACTCAGAGTCTCACCTCCTGTAAAAAGGCAGGGTAGAGTCAAATTGCAGCTTCACATTTCATAAATTCCCATGACGTATGATGGAGTACACTGTATGGGAAGAAGTACTTCTTCTGTTCATGTGGAAATAACATTACATTTGTCAGGCCCCTCAGCCATGTTAGGATGGAAGAGCATTGCTCCCTTTACTCAGTACTGAACAACTGGTAAGccctaaaaataaatgtaaacttGGCCTTGTGTctcctggtggttttttttttttctttgaaagaagtGTTTTTAACTGCAGTTTGAATCAAAAGATTcggaatgttttcctttttttcaaaaaaaaaaaaatccaacatcaTAAAAGGGAAATACCAGATTTACTTAGAGATGCAGCTTAAACATCTGCAGGATGAAACTGCCAGCTTTCTGTACAACAGCTGAAGGCTTTTACAACTATTCCTATCCTTGTGTTTTGATTTTCCTCCCACACAATGATGGAAAAACGTTCCCTGCATCACTGTTAAATGAGCCtcaggtgggaggaggagtggACAAGTAGCAGCTGCCTGCCATAAAGAGGACCTGGTTAGTTTTCTTCTGGGATgtaagcagcagcagcagcagcagcagcagcagcagcagcagcagcagcagcagcagcagcagcattggaCTTTAGGTTTTGGGGCTTCAAGGGTGGGGGGAGGAATATTTAGTTCTTGtagggggttttgtttggtggtttgttttgttttggtggggttttttcccttctctgcacCGCCCTCCTTCTCAAAGgtcaaagtaattttttggcCTGAGGGAGTCTGTAGGCTTTTTGGTGCTTTCAAGAGCTGCACAGGCCACCCTAGATGGAAGCTGAAGAGAGCTCCAGCATTCCTGAGGCATTCTGAAACTCTAGGCTGAACCGTGTGCTAATTTGTAACAGgtctcaaaataattttggttcTTTTGTAACTTTGAAGTGCTTGAATCTTCTAAAGAGTTAAGAGTCCTCTGATTTCTTATAGTCTTGTTTATAAGTTCTGTGTGATAGTGTTGTATTGCTTGCAAGTATTAGTTAACTGAGGAGACATCCAAGTGTGGGAGGAAGTTCTGTCTTGTGAATTTTATATGGCTCTGAATGCAAACTTACACATAAGGATTTTGGTGGGGTTGTTTTTGCTACCTATCATTTGGTTTAAGCGTAGGAAGCAGGGTGTCACTGAAATACTTGGTTTACTATGTTAGTTAGCTGTCGTTCTTAAGTATAGTATAAAGTACAAATCCTGAATTAATGGAGTTCTTATTGTACTGTGTAACAACACATGCATTAGCATTAAGAAGTGTTTTCTGCATGAAGCATTAAATGTCTGATTGTgtgaagctgctgctttttttcctttgtgtgtgtGGCCTCTTAAGGCTAATGCACTGAaggcttttttatttaattggcTGGGATACTACTTACAGAGATGTATGCATCTAAGACTACTGAAGCTCTGTAGCTTTAGAGCATGTTACAAGGTTGCCTTGAAGGACTAATATCGAGAGCTGTGTACAAAAGCTTGCTTAGCAAAGCCCAACTGAAATATTTGACCTTGATAGCATGTCAGTTTGTTACCTGCTGTTTGGAAGACAGCAGCTTTCTTTTAGAAGGATATGTTTtctctgggcagggagaggaatgTCTGCTAAATTCTGACAgagcataaaaataattaagtcATGCAGTTCTTAAGTGGTTGATAATGATTACTTCTCTCTTTCagtgtttaaagaaaaatgaatactGCCTCAACTTCAGAAAGTGGATCATATTCCACAAGCCACCCAGGACCCTTTATTTATGCACAGCCATCAGCTCAACAGCCTTATCCAAATCCATGGTACCTCAGTTATGCATACAGTCCATACTGCGTACCTGCTCCAGGTAAGGTAAacagcagctctctgtgggATCTTGGGTTACGTAGTTACATGCTTCTTTCCTCCACTCTTGCAGTATCTGTGTTAATGAGCCTCTTGGGAGTTTAACTAATACTtaataaatcagatttttgaCAGTCTAGCACTACATTAATTCTGCCTTAAATATGTAGCTTGTGGGTGCTTCTGGAGAATGGAAGCTAAGCAAAATATTAAGTAATGGTCATCCTGCAGATATAGAGCTCCAGAATATACTTAGGCATTAATATGCGTGGGTATATATGAATTCCACATGTGCATGCATGATAGGTATGGATAAATGTAAacttaagaaaataagaaagataTTGTTAAATAGACCTTGTAAGTGCTATACTTATGTGAACTTGTATTTGGAGCTTTTTCAAAATCCATGCTCTATAATAGTCTGTGAAATAgccaaaaaaagcacagaaaacaacTTGGTGAATGTTCCAAGGGATAAAAACAAGCCCTGGTTCAAGTGTAGATGTTGAGATAAACTATTCCCTAATGAAGAACTCTGTTTTTGCACCAGATTTGCTACTAAGCATTGAAAGGTGGCATGTTTTATTTACAGATGTGTCTGATCTTGTAGCTGTCCCTGTCTATGCAAGTAAATATGATTCAGGAGGACTAATTTCAGAAAGatatttgtcttttctttttgtcaccAATGTCTAGGCTTCCGAAGTGGAAATCcgtattttccattttattctgtTGCGCTCCATGAGTACCCTCGATTTTTTGTCCCACAGCATCCAGTGCATGCAAGAATTAACAGAAGGCCTTATTTTAATGCTGCCCCACCTTCCCCTATGTTTTATCATGCAACAAGATTTAGACATCATAATAGCCCTGGGAAGAAAATGGAGACAAAAGAAACACAGACTGATCCTAGACAGCctgaaagcaagcaaaaaagGCATCAAGATATCCGTACAGAAACGAAAGGTTGTGATGCAGGAAATATAGCCTGTGTTTCTCCTGGTATAGGTACAGAGActgaaaatacttcagagaaacaaaatttgTTTGGCTCTTCTATTGTGGTAGACAGAGAGTTTCATAATAAGAACCCTGCCAGTTCTACACAGTATAGAAATCTTCCTACTGGAAGCTATGCCTTTGAGAAGGAAGAAGTGAGGATAGAATATGGAAATGGCTCTCCAGCTATTCAGCTGTGGAAATCCTTTAAAGAAACAATCCCACTGTATGACGTGGCAAGTGGTAAACCAGTTCCAGAGAACATAGTGCCACACGACTTGTTTTCTGTTAGCTCATGTGAAGGCATGATATATGGCCCTCATGAAGGGGAGAATATGCTGCCAGGAGCTTCCTTAGATGAGAGAAAAGCTGTTGTCACCTCCAAACAGGGTGCTGAAGCTGTGCAAGAGAAAGATGTGCAAAATAATGAAGTGAAGCTGGATGCAGAAAAGATGGCAAAATCCCCCCCAGGTGAAACCATGGCAGTGCAAATCACAGAGTTGGCAAGATCTGTTGGTGTAGATCAACCAGTGGTAATAGCTAAGAAATCTAGCACTAAAAGGTCTGCAGGATCAAAAGCTTCTCAAGAAGAGCCTGGCTTTATTCAACAAGCAGGACTACTTCCATCGAATATGGAGGTAATGAGTGACTTTCAGcagaaaaagctgaatttaagCCACAGTGCAACCAATGAAAGTCAGACAGAAAAAAGTATTTGGTGTGACAAATCAATTGAGAGGTTTGCTCCCTCTAGCAGCTGGCTGGCTTGTTTGGACAGTATGGACACAAACTACAATGCTTGTTTGCCACAAAGGAAGCGTCGAAGTGTAATCAGTCTGTCTTCTGATGACATGTCCTCTGGAGAGGAAGGCTCATCAACTGATAATGCCCCAGTGTCTTATTTTGTGCCTGACTATGTGCTTCAGAAAAGCATGTACACCCTTCAGAAAAGTACAGAGGGCTTAGACCAAATTAAAAGTGGTGGATCCCCTAACGTAGATGAAGTGGTAGGAAAGGAGCAGGTGAACAGCCTGAATGACCAAGATGTCAACTCTTCAAACACAAAGATCAAAGAGACTTCCAGTAAAGGTAGAAAGCTGGGAGCCCTTTCTAGGTCCTCCAGTAGGAAAGAAGTCAATTCTCCCAACAAAAAAGCAACTAAGAGTTTGTCAGAAGTTGAGGACTCTGAAGAATATTCTGtaaagggagaagaggaagatgaagatgGAGAGGATGAGTATGAGGAGGACGAGGATGATGACATGGATGAAATTGAGTATTTCTTTCAAGAAGCCCCTCCATATGGCATCTTGAGGCCAAGTAAAGGAAATTTCTACCAAGTCGGTCAGAGAGTGCTTTGGAAACCACCTACAAATGCTGTACCAGCACAATTAATTAGCTGGCCTGctcaagagaaaataaaaactaggAGTGGGCTTGTTGAAAACATTGGTGTAGTTTACAAGCCAAAGAAGAGAGAACAAGATGAAGTTGTATACAGTGACTATGGGTATTATGGAAGAAAGAGGCCTATGACAAGAAGAGAAGGACTCGAACACCAGCGAATGCTACGGAAATTCTTGAGAGGTGAGCGAATTGCTAAGGACCAAGTGCTGATTAGTAGCATACACAAAGAACACCTAATTGCAGTTTCATATTGTAGCTTAAACTAGTGTGAAGATTAGAGCATGTTGTAGCTTCAAATTTGGCAAAGAGCCAGAAGTcctgcagaatatttttttctgaagcagagGGAAGTTTGCTGCAACTTTTTAGCTATTGCATAAGGACTCTGCATTTTTACAGCCAGCAGAGAATAATGCAGAAGCTCGCCTTTATGTTAGATTTGATACATTTAACTGTCTGACATTTGTGGCAATTTATTAACTTGTTAAGCTTAAGATAATTTGGATTATGTATTTACTGTTTCTTAATATCTTAGAAGCTCTGCATTTAAGTTTATACAGTCTGACTCTCCTATCACAGACTAAATTCTGTTTAATGCACCCAGCATAAGTTAATTACAATCTAGTGGACCTACCCTGTGTAACTTTCCTGCAGTTGAGGagtcaaacttttttttttttaattgtagctGCTGCTTTCTTAGCAAAAACAGTTTTGTACTTTCAGAAAATTGGTGTGAAACATTATCAAATTTGACCTGGGAAAGGACATCTTATTTATTTCAAGGTAGATCCTCTTAGAATTTGGATTAATGTATACTGAGAATAAGAAGAATTATCAGTTTGCAACTGGTTGTATGGTCACTTCAGCAGGTGGCTGCTGTTTAGTAGTGTCTTGCATTGTAATAAACAACCAAAACAGGGTGATTTACTGCTAATAGCAGGCTTAGTGTTcttaaactttattttctttgttcaaAATCTGTAAATCTGTACACTTAATGTGTCTTGTAATTTTTGTTAAGTGTAATCTCCAGAAAACTGTTTATATTTCAACAGATTCCTACAATCAGATCCAGTAGCTGGCTTTGCATTCTGGCTTGTGTTAGCATTACCAAGACTAAATACTGaccttaattttattttttttttattttaattaggaAGGCTGTTAAGAGAGAACATGGGGATACCACCTGAAGAGTACTGGATTAGAAGCGGTGCTAAACCCAGATTTACCAGCCAAATACGTGGTAGTTTCTCACCTCCAGCAAGGAGCAAAGAACAAGGTACagctttctctgtgtgtttttgttCCTAAGGAACATCCAGAAGGATATGATACAAATAGCAAGCATGTGATAGTTGCATAAGATTTGAAAACAATAAAACTAATCCTTGTTGCTTGCTATTTATAAAATGCCTGTCAGTCAGTGTATAAGTATATCTTGGATATATTTATAGCCTTCTCAAACTGAAACAGGGTAATAAGGATGCATCAGAGATACTTCTGGGGATGTTTTTAAGGTAATTTTATagaaaatcaaaacattaaATGCTTTGATGTGGCCAAAACAAAGCCTTTATTTGTGTAAAGTTGTTACTGCCATAAACTGTAATATTAATTCTTTATACTGATAATGCTACTCTTGATAGCATGTGCAGTGGTAGCTTCTAATTTTGATCCGTAAAACATGAAGGGAGTTCTATGCGGTAGCTTCGTATGCCAACGCTCAGAAAAACTAGCATGGGCCAACAGTTGCCCTGACACTGTTGAAGAATAATGGAGTGCAAATCATTGTGATCCAGTTAAGGAAAGGATGAAGAAAACAGTTATTTTAACCAAGTAATAGCTTAGATAGTGTCTTAGCTCATGAAGCAGAatgttttggttctttttcttctttatatttAATGTCTTACTTGGAGTTCagatctggggttttttttttgatgcttTTCAAAGGTGTTCGAGTGTAGGTGCTGCTGGAACAGCTACGGAATTTGCTGTAGTGTTGGTATTGCCACTCTCCTGGGTCATGTGTTTCAAGTATCTCAGGATCAGCCTATCAAATAATGGGGTGTGAGGCTATCTTCAGAACAGATGATTTGCTTCTCTTCAGTTTGCTGATCATATACATCAGCTTTCCTATATCAACAACCAAGTAGATAGTGTTTTCCTTAGTTCTTTCTTTGCATTGCTTTCCTGCTTGAGCGTACTGGGGTTTGGGATTATTTGCCTCTTGCATTGGAGGCTTTCTATATGCAGAGTTCAGTGTtgcagttttttgttttttaatgctaGCATGCTCTATAAGAGttgaaaacattttactttAGCAGCATTGTTCCTGGCTCCACTACACCGTATAAAAATATTGGTAATAGTTCTAGAATAACTGTAAATTACCTTTAACTTTCAGCATGTCTCTTCTGCATCTTTGAATTCAGAGATGGTGCAGCAAACTGAGGATGTTTGGTCTGTTTCTTGCTtactcttcctctttttctagCCCAGGTAGTTGGAAGAAGTCATCACATTCAGTGTTAGGAAGCAGGAACTGGTGTTTTCTGAACACTTTTTGTGCCAGTGGATGCTGCAGAAATGCtattaaaattacatcatctttaaaaatgtttcctatATTAGTAtttgatttttcaaattaaaagtgCCCCACGAGTAAGGAGGTTTGTCTAAACAAGATATATGGCTTTAGCAGTAATATCATGCACTAAATTTGACTGCTTGAGCAGTGTACTTGTAGGGCATAACTTCACAGGTCTGAAGTTTTTTAAAGACAGTTGGTGAATTGGGTCACTTGGACAGCACCAACTAGTCTTGAACACTTGAAAAGTGAACTAAGGCAGAATTATCCAATGTACTATGTTCCTTTTTT harbors:
- the LOC136562315 gene encoding uncharacterized protein, translating into MNTASTSESGSYSTSHPGPFIYAQPSAQQPYPNPWYLSYAYSPYCVPAPGFRSGNPYFPFYSVALHEYPRFFVPQHPVHARINRRPYFNAAPPSPMFYHATRFRHHNSPGKKMETKETQTDPRQPESKQKRHQDIRTETKGCDAGNIACVSPGIGTETENTSEKQNLFGSSIVVDREFHNKNPASSTQYRNLPTGSYAFEKEEVRIEYGNGSPAIQLWKSFKETIPLYDVASGKPVPENIVPHDLFSVSSCEGMIYGPHEGENMLPGASLDERKAVVTSKQGAEAVQEKDVQNNEVKLDAEKMAKSPPGETMAVQITELARSVGVDQPVVIAKKSSTKRSAGSKASQEEPGFIQQAGLLPSNMEVMSDFQQKKLNLSHSATNESQTEKSIWCDKSIERFAPSSSWLACLDSMDTNYNACLPQRKRRSVISLSSDDMSSGEEGSSTDNAPVSYFVPDYVLQKSMYTLQKSTEGLDQIKSGGSPNVDEVVGKEQVNSLNDQDVNSSNTKIKETSSKGRKLGALSRSSSRKEVNSPNKKATKSLSEVEDSEEYSVKGEEEDEDGEDEYEEDEDDDMDEIEYFFQEAPPYGILRPSKGNFYQVGQRVLWKPPTNAVPAQLISWPAQEKIKTRSGLVENIGVVYKPKKREQDEVVYSDYGYYGRKRPMTRREGLEHQRMLRKFLRGRLLRENMGIPPEEYWIRSGAKPRFTSQIRGSFSPPARSKEQVCPPLVKAKKKRMGKPPSKRRDMRHEVEEVEMWELPKHSVHKGHGTRKSLSKKR